One Oncorhynchus kisutch isolate 150728-3 linkage group LG13, Okis_V2, whole genome shotgun sequence DNA window includes the following coding sequences:
- the LOC109902172 gene encoding mediator of RNA polymerase II transcription subunit 18, whose product MEAPPVSVLPITGGTINMMEYLLQGSVLDQALESLLHRLRGLCDNMEPETFADHELVYLLKGQQGNPFLLRARRSLSHPTVPWHLRYLGQPEVGDKSRHALVRNCVDVAASHSLPDFLNEMGFRMDHEFIAKGHIFRKGVLKVVVSKLSRILVPGNTENTEPLSLSYLVELSVLAPAGQDTMSEDMRSFAEQLKPLVHLEKIDPKRHM is encoded by the exons ATGGAGGCCCCACCAGTCTCAGTGCTGCCCATCACGGGGGGCACAATTAACATGATGGAGTACCTGCTGCAAG GCAGCGTCTTGGACCAGGCCCTCGAAAGCCTATTGCACCGCCTCCGGGGCCTTTGTGACAACATGGAACCCGAGACATTTGCCGACCATGAGCTGGTCTACCTCCTGAAGGGCCAGCAGGGCAACCCGTTCCTGTTGCGAGCCCGCCGCTCCCTCTCCCACCCCACAGTGCCCTGGCACCTGCGCTACCTGGGCCAGCCGGAAGTGGGTGATAAGTCCCGCCACGCGCTGGTTCGGAACTGTGTGGATGTGGCCGCCTCGCACAGCCTGCCCGACTTCCTCAATGAAATGGGCTTCCGCATGGACCACGAGTTCATAGCCAAGGGCCACATTTTCCGCAAAGGTGTGCTCAAAGTGGTAGTGAGTAAACTGTCTCGCATCCTGGTCCCCGGGAATACAGAGAACACTGAGCCGCTGTCACTCTCCTACCTGGTGGAGCTCAGTGTATTGGCCCCTGCGGGCCAGGATACCATGTCAGAGGACATGCGCAGCTTCGCTGAGCAGCTCAAGCCCCTGGTTCACCTGGAGAAGATTGACCCCAAAAGACACATGTAA